Proteins from one Halogeometricum sp. S1BR25-6 genomic window:
- a CDS encoding ABC transporter permease, with protein sequence MLFGLMITFTFTTERFFTEGNLLDNVAKNAVTLLLVALAGTFPILQQSIDLSVESVVLLTGVVTVVLISQFGLGLLAIPLAIGVGMLAGLFNGIVFTKLKVPSFLVTLGTLSVMAGVGKIITGGSTITFRNPAIRTISTGDVLGIPNLVLWGLLIYLVTIVLAFRTKFGRYCFALGENERVVELAGAKVDRYKIYPFVLSGLLCGTAGVLLTLRISSASPNIGSGLLLPSIAAIVMGGTALTGGVGGPHRTILGVLVIAVLNNGMNLLGIDSFVQEIILGLVVVAAVALSIDREKIDVVK encoded by the coding sequence ATGCTGTTCGGGCTGATGATCACATTCACGTTTACGACGGAGCGCTTCTTCACCGAGGGTAACCTGCTCGACAACGTGGCGAAGAACGCGGTTACGCTGCTGCTAGTGGCGCTGGCGGGGACCTTTCCCATCCTCCAACAGAGTATCGACCTCTCGGTCGAATCGGTCGTGCTGCTGACGGGCGTCGTAACCGTCGTCCTGATCTCACAGTTCGGTCTGGGCCTGCTGGCCATCCCGCTCGCCATCGGCGTCGGGATGCTCGCCGGCCTGTTCAACGGCATCGTCTTCACGAAGCTCAAAGTGCCCTCGTTCCTGGTCACACTCGGAACGCTCTCGGTGATGGCCGGAGTCGGGAAAATCATCACCGGTGGTTCGACCATCACCTTCCGGAACCCCGCCATTCGCACCATCTCGACCGGGGACGTCTTGGGCATCCCCAACCTCGTGCTCTGGGGGCTGCTCATCTACCTGGTCACCATCGTCTTGGCCTTCCGAACGAAGTTCGGCCGGTACTGCTTCGCGCTGGGTGAGAACGAGCGCGTCGTCGAGTTGGCTGGCGCGAAGGTCGACCGCTACAAGATCTACCCCTTCGTGCTGTCGGGACTGCTCTGTGGTACTGCTGGCGTCCTGCTGACACTGCGCATCTCGTCGGCCTCTCCGAACATCGGGAGCGGGCTCTTGCTGCCCAGCATCGCCGCCATCGTCATGGGCGGGACGGCGCTGACCGGCGGCGTCGGTGGGCCTCACCGAACGATTTTGGGCGTGCTCGTCATCGCAGTCCTCAACAACGGCATGAACCTGCTCGGCATCGACTCGTTCGTCCAAGAGATAATCCTGGGGCTCGTGGTCGTCGCGGCGGTCGCCCTGTCGATCGACCGCGAGAAGATCGACGTGGTGAAGTAG
- a CDS encoding SDR family NAD(P)-dependent oxidoreductase gives MSERLQGKTALVTGGSSGNGRAIARRFAEEGARITVADVREDPRMGGEPTHELIESEGGEAQFVHCDVSSVEDLHAAVDATVEAFGSLDVMVNNAGVERQKPLGDVTEEDYEWLMDINLKGVFFGSQAAIGVMRDQDDGGSIINMSSIGGIRGLENSSLYCTSKGGVTNLTRELAVEHGEYDVRVNALNPGFIETAMTMEDGDTAGGILDQTPLGRAGQPEEVADAALFLASDESSFVTGHNLVMDGGFTA, from the coding sequence ATGTCCGAGCGACTGCAAGGGAAGACAGCACTGGTCACCGGTGGTTCCTCCGGCAACGGACGGGCCATCGCTCGGCGGTTCGCCGAGGAGGGTGCGCGCATCACCGTCGCCGACGTCCGCGAAGACCCGCGGATGGGCGGTGAACCGACACACGAACTCATCGAGAGCGAGGGTGGAGAGGCACAGTTCGTTCACTGCGACGTCAGTTCGGTCGAGGACCTCCACGCGGCGGTCGACGCCACCGTCGAGGCGTTCGGTTCGCTGGACGTAATGGTCAACAACGCCGGGGTCGAGCGTCAAAAGCCGCTGGGAGACGTCACGGAGGAGGACTACGAGTGGCTCATGGATATCAACCTCAAGGGCGTGTTCTTCGGGAGTCAGGCGGCCATCGGAGTGATGCGCGACCAAGACGACGGTGGCAGCATCATCAACATGTCCTCGATTGGCGGCATCCGCGGCTTGGAGAACTCCTCCCTCTACTGTACCTCGAAAGGCGGGGTGACGAACCTGACCCGAGAGTTGGCCGTCGAACACGGCGAGTACGACGTCCGCGTCAACGCCCTCAACCCGGGGTTCATCGAGACGGCGATGACGATGGAGGACGGCGACACGGCCGGCGGCATCCTCGATCAGACGCCGCTGGGGCGCGCAGGCCAACCCGAGGAGGTTGCGGACGCGGCGCTGTTTCTCGCGAGCGACGAGTCGTCTTTCGTCACGGGGCACAATCTCGTCATGGACGGCGGCTTCACTGCCTGA